CTTTTCAGGTACTCGACACGTGTCTGTAGATCTTGCAAGTCCTCCTTAAATAGCAATGGATTCTTGGTTATCATTTTACCAAAGTCATCTGGTGAGACACCCTGATCCGACAGAAACATCAAGTATGGCTTAACATCCTGCTCAAAATCCAGCTTAAGAACAAATTGTCCCAGGCCCTTACGTCTTTCTATATTGCTGAGATCTACACCCAGCtgaagcagctgttgcagtgTCTGTGAATCGTTAACATATGCGGCTAAATTAAAGCTGGGCAGCTGTGCCTCCCGTGGCCCGAAATCCAGAGCAAGCTCtcttgcttgcttgttgttttgctttaaggGTGGCAATGCGTCTGGGGTGTCACTTGATTCAGCAACCTTTGCAGCCGGCTCTGTCACTTGTACTGCACGTGGCGCACTTCTTAAGGCACGTAGTTGACATAATTGTTGTATGACTacattgtattttgttgtggTTTGTGTTAACTTTGCATTTCTTGCGATGTTACGTATCCACGAGCCAAACATGGCAGCTAGAACTATGTGATGCCATTCTCCACTTCTAATAGCAACAGCTGACTGACGGCGTTGCCAGAAATCAGCAACAAGTTGATCTGCCGCCACAGATTTATAATAGTTGGCATCGTTATCGAGCTAGCAACGTATCACACATTCTGATCTTGTTTTATTCTAACTggaataaagtaaataaaaacacaaaggCAACGCGACttatttgtacattttgctaatttaaacCGCATTTcttcaaaaatatacaaaatataaacaacagcCATGGAGAAACTGCGTCGTGTGCTAAGTGGAAATGAGCCATCGCCGGAGGAGGAGAGCAGTATAATTACTCAGGTGAAACCATATTAAGCTAACCAATGTTTGACTTATTATGTTGTGGCAAGCCTCTTTGTGCTTGTATAAGTATTAACTAGTTTTCAGTGGGCCATATTGGTCTGCAACTTCTTCGAATACACCCCCTCGATCGTGTGACAAGAGCTGTGACTCATAACCGCTCAAcgcttttttattgttataaactaTAGATCAACGACATGTCCACTCTAAGTTGGGAATCGCGTATTAAGGGCTTTATCATATGCTTCGTGCTCGGCATATTGCTCTCCTTTCTCGGCTCTATAATGCTCTTTCTGCATCGAggtattgttgtttttgcagtGTTCTACACTCTGGGCAATGTGATCTCTATGGCGAggtaattataattagtatATACCGGCTAATTGCTAATGTCTACTCTATAATAGCACCTGTTTTCTCATGGGTCCTttcaaacaaatcaaaaagatGTTTGCCGAAACGCGTCTGATTGCCACAAGCATTGTTATAGTTGCTATAGTCATGACTTTCGTATCAGCAATtgtggtatatatatattattttcatttaatgctatttttatatgcattgtgTTTACGttgattttgtatataattttgtcATGTTTTTAGTTGAAAAAAGCCGGACTCACGCTAATATTCATTATCATACAATCCCTGGCAATGACCTGGTACTCGCTTTCATACATACCCTATGCAAGAGATGCGGTTCGGAGCACAGTGTCCGCCTGCTTTGAAGTATAGTAGTcttattttgtacataaaaCTCTTTCGTTTCAATTTATAGCTAATTGTATCTATAACTGTATCTTTATCTGTATCTAAACAAAcatattgtattaatttagtatttagaACGTTTGCTTATTAACAAGTTTTCGTTGGTTTAATAtcatttatacatacatatacacaatagaaattaatttaatcagtACAGATTGTATAAATTGTATGTACATTTTAAGAAacttgtctttttttttttattactatttgattttttaagtatgaaattgtttttgttaaatttttggttttgctaaAATGGCCTCATTTGAGTTTCTTCTCTTTAGCGGGCGACAAATTAcctagaaaaacaaaaacaaaagtgagttaaaaacaaaattataaattaaactattttaattttaatatcgTAGTGTGCAGAACTAGGGGCATCTATGTAATTACTTCGTGGCACGTGTGCTTAATACGCGGAAACGGGAGAAATGCAATCCCAACACAGGCAAGCAAGAGAAAAGTTAAGATTAGAATTAACTTAGACAAGTTGGCTCAGTTAGTTAGTTTTCCATAACGTTGCAACTTCTACATGGCTAGCGGGCTATCCTAAACAGCTAAACTTACCTTTTTTAGGTGAGGTAGATGCAACATCTCCGTGCTTTTTCGTTGGCGTACTTGAAACCTTTTTCTGTTGACGTTGCTGGGACAtaagaaaatttgtttagctaagCTCTGTGAGTGAATTTCGTGAACTTACCTGCCACCAGACGGCAACATAGACAAATGACACCGATATCATCACCTGCACGGTTAGCCAAATCACAATGTTGATCGCTTGCGTGCGCTCAAACAATTCCTTGCCATTCTTAATGCACAGAATGGCCTCGGAGACCATAATGGCGCCGTAAACCCAACATTGGGTGCCAACACGTTTGCAGCGCGTGTCGGTGACATATACATAGTATTGCCTGCAAGCAACATAACAAATTAGCAagcatattttttgaatatatgttGGATCTACACACCTTACTGACGGCGCCACAAACAATCCTATGAATACCAAGCGTCCGATAACTATAAAATGATCGGGCGGCATTTCGAATATGTGCTTCAAGAAGAACGTATTCAGTTCCGTGACTTGCCAAAAGATCACCAGCTGTATAACGGCTGCAAATCTCATGGCAGTTGACTTGGGATCCAGCCAGCGTATGGCTGACCAGCTTTCCGGCGTAAATTGAAGCATGGCACGCTTAATTTTGCCTGTAGTTGTTGAGATATCCTTAATGCTAGCCCATTTGTACTCGCGCATTTCTAGAATTTGACAGATCTTTAGACCCACCCAAATGCCCAGGCCATTGCAAATGATGACGTCCAAAATAAGAGCATCCCACCAGCATTCAATAAAGTTGGGCAGCAAATGTGCAAAGGTTATCTCAGTGATTTCCCACATGACCGAAATAGCCCAGAGTATGCCCATGTGACGTATAAGAATAGCCTTAAAGGCCCATCCCAAAAAGTGGCCCCAGGCAAAGACATCCAAGTGTCCTTTGACACGGTCCCAGCTAACGTCTGAACAATTGACGCCATATTCCTGCAAATTGTGAATATTAGTAAGTTATCAAACAATATTTGTTGTCTACATACCTTTTCCATATCAATCTGAAAGTTTTTTAGCTTGGGATCCAACCAATAGAATATATTGCGTATGGTTGGATAGTTTTGGAACATAAGGAACTGCAgcataagtaaatataatacCGAACAGCCAAATAGTATGCGCCAGACCGCAGGATGCGGTCGTGTAAATGGTCCATTTGGAAATGCAATTACGGATATGATCAAAAAGAAGAATACAATGCAGCAGAGGCCAGACCAGAGATTATCATCAAGATTGGATTCGTTTCTGAAATTTGTAGGAGATtgtaaaatcaattgaatgAATTTCGTTTTTCTCAAAATTTCCATCTAGTATTTGGATTGCGAGCTAATCAGTTGTGGACCTTGAACGGATTGTGACCGGGTTGAGTGACCTTTTTGTTTTCCGTACTAAACGAGGCGATTATGCGTGCGTACTTGATAAATAAAACGAGATTTTGTCTCGTTTCAGTTTTAATCAGTCCtgcctgtttttttttttttttttggtaagcTCAAGGCTTAGGATGCTAACGCTTAACATAGAATACTTGTTTTGTCATTTTTCTATgataaataaagcagctgctcAGATTTCTAAATAAGCTAAAGGCAAAGTTTTCACATTGAGAATTTCACATGcgaaaaatacttaaaaaagaCGGGCAAGGTTGACGTCGTGCAGCGCAACAATTGGCCAAGTTAAAGACCGCCCCACCACCCGCTAGCGCCCCCCATTTTTAGCCCATACACGCAAAAATAGACAGATCGATATCAGAATGTGAATGGCATGCCTAATCTTCCAATAAGAACTTACCTGACAAAGGCAAAGTACATGCCAGCCAGAATTGAGACGGCCAACAGTGTGATGGTATGTGGCTTGTAAAAGAAATCCAATGAGATATCATCCACGGGACGTTCATTGACAATAACAAAGGTCTGTGCGATTTCCTCCTTGCGCTTCTTGCCATTGTTGTCGTTGCCGCTGCGTTTGGTAGGCGAGGCAGGCGCACTTGCGGCGCCAGATTTGTACCTGCCGCTAGTGACACTCTGTTCACCCTCGCCCTCCCCTTCCCCGCCATTGGTTGGCGTGCCACGTGAGTTGGAACGTTTCTTCATGGCGCTTGATGTTTATCAgtggcagaggcagcggcactTGCGTCTGTGGCGTGatagtatatataattgtgttgttgttgttttagcaCGCGGTTCGAGCAACGGGTTGCGCAACATTCGTTCCACGTTTTATAGGATGTGTCCACACGGCAGGACCTAATATTGCTTATAACTTTGAGCCGGCAACGctttttaattcattaatttaacgTTTCAGCCAATTGGTATATGTTTTATGTTATGATTTGCCGTGCGCTGCGATTCTccttttgattatttattaactgaCAAGCATGCTGAGAGTTTGAGAGCAACCTAAATTCATTTACAATTGCGTGGCCCTAATTTTATTGTACTTTGTATATTTACAACCCCTTGACGCTCTCAACTGGCGACTGTTTCGATGAGCGGGTATTTTGAGATAAGCGCAGCACgctttgtattaatttaatgtattaatGTGATTACTTAATGCTACTTaagttaatgttgttgttgttagtattGATATAAACAATATCGATGCATCGACCATCGATGATATCGATGATGAGCGCAGTGTTGTAAAAGCTTGAAACGCGCAATGCAGCGAAAAGTTCAAATTTCTTTAAGAAAAGTATATATACAGCGTTGCCATATGAGCAAAATATGAGTGttgtaaaaaaatgtaagccaAACAGCTGATATACTTGTTGTGCTGATGAAATTAAGTTGAagattatttgtaataatgcTGGATAAAGTGAAAAATGTCATCGTAGTGCTCTCGGGCAAAGGTGGTGTGGGCAAGTCAACAGTTAGCACGCAATTAGCGCTAGCACTGCGCGCCACGGGAC
The DNA window shown above is from Drosophila busckii strain San Diego stock center, stock number 13000-0081.31 chromosome 3L, ASM1175060v1, whole genome shotgun sequence and carries:
- the LOC108600764 gene encoding vesicle transport protein SFT2A, with the protein product MEKLRRVLSGNEPSPEEESSIITQINDMSTLSWESRIKGFIICFVLGILLSFLGSIMLFLHRGIVVFAVFYTLGNVISMASTCFLMGPFKQIKKMFAETRLIATSIVIVAIVMTFVSAIVLKKAGLTLIFIIIQSLAMTWYSLSYIPYARDAVRSTVSACFEV
- the LOC108600762 gene encoding phosphatidylserine synthase 1 isoform X2, with amino-acid sequence MKKRSNSRGTPTNGGEGEGEGEQSVTSGRYKSGAASAPASPTKRSGNDNNGKKRKEEIAQTFVIVNERPVDDISLDFFYKPHTITLLAVSILAGMYFAFVRNESNLDDNLWSGLCCIVFFFLIISVIAFPNGPFTRPHPAVWRILFGCSVLYLLMLQFLMFQNYPTIRNIFYWLDPKLKNFQIDMEKEYGVNCSDVSWDRVKGHLDVFAWGHFLGWAFKAILIRHMGILWAISVMWEITEITFAHLLPNFIECWWDALILDVIICNGLGIWVGLKICQILEMREYKWASIKDISTTTGKIKRAMLQFTPESWSAIRWLDPKSTAMRFAAVIQLVIFWQVTELNTFFLKHIFEMPPDHFIVIGRLVFIGLFVAPSVRQYYVYVTDTRCKRVGTQCWVYGAIMVSEAILCIKNGKELFERTQAINIVIWLTVQVMISVSFVYVAVWWQQRQQKKVSSTPTKKHGDVASTSPKKGNLSPAKEKKLK
- the LOC108600762 gene encoding phosphatidylserine synthase 1 isoform X1; the encoded protein is MKKRSNSRGTPTNGGEGEGEGEQSVTSGRYKSGAASAPASPTKRSGNDNNGKKRKEEIAQTFVIVNERPVDDISLDFFYKPHTITLLAVSILAGMYFAFVRNESNLDDNLWSGLCCIVFFFLIISVIAFPNGPFTRPHPAVWRILFGCSVLYLLMLQFLMFQNYPTIRNIFYWLDPKLKNFQIDMEKEYGVNCSDVSWDRVKGHLDVFAWGHFLGWAFKAILIRHMGILWAISVMWEITEITFAHLLPNFIECWWDALILDVIICNGLGIWVGLKICQILEMREYKWASIKDISTTTGKIKRAMLQFTPESWSAIRWLDPKSTAMRFAAVIQLVIFWQVTELNTFFLKHIFEMPPDHFIVIGRLVFIGLFVAPSVRQYYVYVTDTRCKRVGTQCWVYGAIMVSEAILCIKNGKELFERTQAINIVIWLTVQVMISVSFVYVAVWWQQRQQKKVSSTPTKKHGDVASTSPKKAHVPRSNYIDAPSSAHYDIKIKIV